The Papaver somniferum cultivar HN1 chromosome 3, ASM357369v1, whole genome shotgun sequence genome includes a region encoding these proteins:
- the LOC113360563 gene encoding uncharacterized protein LOC113360563 codes for MILDRLLVLEKKISMWFNTWLGEEPLINTFGHTDYITSHLHMTVKELILDNEWNISYEVQPYINSSLPAISGEDDKMVWCDDLKGHFTTSSATNKIRHIKPVLHWPSKIWKPFMHPSITSNIWKLIQGIFVDDVKRVKQGYYMVSKCCICKQSQDSMEHLLWSCNFSKSIWQWLGNIFHFNNPISFDDVFNFAKHKSPIIKEVWLTTACATLRELWFQKNKMFFENVQPNLNRFKSRIISLVHYGGYKMQGVRWHQDYDYQILQYFNVPGKYNTSNTIKESFWYGPAEGVVLFCCDGAAFGNPGNAWFGIITRSHDCQVLGTISGGLVVTTNYIAEVMAVVCAIEWAITLSCRNILINSDSQSVVTDFKSGNIPLFIKARWLRACQYLYEILYIHCYREINFSADSLAKEGARLNLGERIQHAGRPSSLSNIEMPDTIYYRFC; via the coding sequence ATGATATTAGATAGACTATTGGTACTGGAGAAAAAAATCTCAATGTGGTTTAATACATGGCTTGGAGAAGAACCTCTTATTAATACTTTTGGTCATACAGATTATATCACTTCTCATTTACACATGACAGTTAAGGAACTGATTCTTGATAATGAGTGGAATATCTCCTATGAAGTGCAACCTTATATTAACTCCTCTCTGCCAGCAATTAGTGGTGAAGACGACAAGATGGTTTGGTGTGATGATCTTAAAGGTCATTTTACAACTTCTTCTGCAACTAACAAAATCAGACACATAAAACCTGTTCTTCATTGGCCATCTAAAATTTGGAAGCCCTTTATGCATCCTAGCATCACAAGCAATATTTGGAAACTTATTCAGGGGATTTTTGTAGATGATGTAAAAAGAGTGAAGCAAGGATATTATATGGTTTCCAAGTGTTGTATCTGTAAACAGAGCCAAGACAGCATGGAGCATCTACTCTGGTCCTGCAACTTCAGTAAATCCATATGGCAGTGGCTAGGTAATATTTTTCACTTCAATAATCCTATTTCTTTTGATGATGTGTTTAACTTTGCAAAACACAAAAGCCCCATTATCAAAGAAGTATGGTTAACAACTGCTTGTGCTACTTTGAGGGAACTCTGGTTTCAAAAGAATAAGATGTTCTTTGAGAATGTGCAACCAAATTTAAACAGGTTTAAGAGTAGAATCATAAGTCTGGTTCACTATGGTGGTTATAAAATGCAAGGTGTTAGGTGGCATCAAGATTATGATTATCAGATTCTGCAATATTTCAATGTTCCTGGTAAATATAATACTTCAAACACAATTAAAGAATCCTTCTGGTATGGACCAGCAGAAGGAGTTGTGTtgttttgttgtgatggtgcagcTTTTGGTAACCCAGGTAATGCATGGTTTGGAATAATTACAAGGAGCCATGATTGTCAAGTTTTGGGTACTATTTCAGGTGGTTTAGTAGTTACCACTAACTATATTGCTGAGGTAATGGCAGTTGTGTGTGCTATTGAATGGGCAATTACTCTATCTTGCAGAAATATTTTGATCAACTCAGACTCTCAATCAGTAGTAACAGATTTCAAGTCTGGAAATATTCCCTTGTTCATCAAAGCTAGATGGCTCAGAGCTTGTCAATACTTATATGAAATTCTCTACATTCACTGCtatagagaaataaatttctctgCTGACAGTTTGGCTAAGGAAGGTGCAAGGTTAAATTTGGGAGAAAGGATTCAACATGCAGGAAGGCCTTCTTCTCTCAGTAATATTGAAATGCCAGACACAATTTACTATAGATTTTGTTGA
- the LOC113360564 gene encoding uncharacterized protein LOC113360564, producing MDSHPKSPGNEVRDSVNSDLQKIKFIDAALILRSQWTLVGECKLIPLGRGFLPLNWIMKSIEPISNQEIGTPIKIDAATAKCEVGYYANVLVEVDFAESIPNKIWIGTKFGGFFQDILIPDCPKFCSTCKIIGHLVTKCEIERSKNFKIQKEDSQQKLILRRQVHNHTPFDICDRSEVEVPHSNPQPQQVRIQNPEVDTLVSNINANTLQNQASSSTTPQSVESQLSVVDSIVSCIITPSSQNKVSAPIITQPVGNRFNVLSVPVAETKEDHSEFADDCVDEEIIVELEPQKLLQIAESTELENSVVKFLDGGTGKVLTENVQFTTWSEMVMISELKKPWLILGDFNAILTTKEKIGGRSPSRRSMLDFNDCVDQCELLQVYKLGLEFSWSNCQHGGRRILSNLDRAMYNMDWLNKYPHWGYKVGLRIVSDHSPLF from the exons ATGGATTCACATCCTAAATCACCTGGTAATGAAGTTCGTGATTCTGTTAATTCAG atttgcaaaaaataaaatTCATTGATGCAGCTTTAATTCTCAGAAGTCAATGGACCTTAGTTGGTGAATGTAAGCTTATTCCATTAGGAAGGGGTTTTTTACCATTAAATTGGATAATGAAATCGATAGAGCCTATATCAAATCAA GAAATTGGTACACCTATTAAAATTGATGCTGCAACTGCAAAATGTGAAGTAGGATATTATGCAAATGTTTTAGTTGAAGTGGATTTTGCTGAGTCTATACCTAACAAAATATGGATTGGTACAAAGTTTGGTGGTTTTTTCCAAGATATTTTAATTCCAGATTGTCCTAAATTCTGTTCTACTTGCAAAATCATTGGTCACTTGGTTACAAAATGCGAAATAGAGAGAAGTAAGAATTTTAAAATTCAGAAAGAAGATTCTCAACAAAAGCTTATTCTGAGAAGACAAGTTCACAATCATACTCCTTTTGATATTTGTGACAGATCTGAAGTGGAAGTTCCTCATTCCAATCCTCAACCACAGCAGGTGAGAATCCAGAATCCTGAAGTTGATACTCTTGTATCAAACATTAATGCCAATACTCTACAAAACCAAGCTTCTAGCTCCACTACACCTCAATCAGTTGAGAGCCAACTTTCTGTAGTGGATTCAATAGTTTCTTGTATTATTACTCCATCTTCACAAAATAAAGTCAGTGCTCCAATCATTACACAACCAGTTGGAAATAGATTCAATGTTTTAAGTGTGCCAGTTGCTGAAACAAAAGAAGATCACTCTGAGTTTGcagatgattgtgtagatgaggaaatcatagtTGAACTAGAGCCACAAAAATTGTTGCAGATTGCTGAATCTACAGAACTTGAGAATAGTGTAGTTAAGTTTTTGGATGGTGGTACTGGTAAAGTCTTAACAGAGAATGTTCAATTCACCACTTGGTCAGAAATggttatgattagtgaactcAAAAAGCCTTGGCTCATTTTAGGTGATTTCAACGCTATTCTAACCACAAAAGAAAAAATAGGGGGAAGGTCTCCTTCTAGAAGATCAATGTTGGATTTCAATGATTGTGTGGATCAATGTGAACTTTTGCAAGTATACAAACTTGGTTTGGAGTTTTCTTGGTCAAACTGTCAACATGGAGGAAGAAGAATTTTGAGTAATCTTGATAGAGCAATGTATAATATGGATTGGCTGAACAAATATCCTCATTGGGGTTATAAAGTTGGTCTTAGAATTGTCTCTGATCATTCTCCTCTATTTTGA